In Desulfovibrio aminophilus, a single genomic region encodes these proteins:
- a CDS encoding molecular chaperone TorD family protein — MQESQHEAQTLASLRDFFIAQDGAELEAAVGRLPEDLKSAVPAVPDWDAAEFDFNRFFVGPRILAAPPYASVYLSPEPQVMGEAALEARRIYAALGLQSPFDARLPDDHLSLELDALRIMQGGLSHTPSEPLKELRDCFVHEHLNVWVPLFARRVRMVAPEHTIIRFMADAVERCVESVAESKGRF; from the coding sequence ATGCAGGAATCTCAACACGAAGCCCAGACGCTCGCTTCCCTGAGAGATTTTTTCATCGCTCAGGACGGAGCCGAACTGGAGGCCGCCGTCGGGAGGCTCCCCGAGGATCTCAAGTCCGCCGTTCCAGCCGTGCCGGACTGGGATGCCGCCGAGTTCGACTTCAACCGCTTCTTCGTCGGCCCCCGTATCCTGGCCGCCCCCCCGTATGCTTCCGTCTATCTGTCCCCCGAGCCGCAGGTCATGGGCGAGGCGGCCCTTGAGGCCCGGAGGATCTACGCGGCCCTGGGCCTGCAATCCCCGTTCGACGCCCGGCTCCCGGACGACCATCTGAGTCTCGAACTCGACGCGTTGCGCATCATGCAGGGGGGGCTGTCCCACACGCCGTCGGAGCCGCTGAAGGAGTTGCGGGACTGTTTCGTTCACGAACACCTGAACGTCTGGGTTCCGCTTTTCGCCAGGCGGGTCAGGATGGTCGCGCCCGAGCATACGATCATCCGCTTCATGGCGGACGCCGTGGAGCGGTGCGTGGAGTCGGTCGCCGAGTCGAAGGGCAGGTTCTAG
- the cas1e gene encoding type I-E CRISPR-associated endonuclease Cas1e gives MLPNLRPLPIKERVSVVFLERGNLDVQDGAFVLVDAEGVRTQIPVGGVACLMLEPGARVSHAAVVLAARAGCLLAWVGEGGVRLYAVGQPGGARGEKLLYQAALALDSSARLKVVRRMFALRFGEDPPERRSVEQLRGLEGARVREMYKLLARQCGVRWDGRSYNPKDWGSGDVVNRCLSSATACLYGLSEAAILAAGYAPAIGFLHTGKAKSFVYDVADLFKIQTVVPVAFRIAARNPGDPEGEVRRACRDEFRRSRLLRDIIPAIEDVLSAGGLPVPRAPEDSVGPAFEDEEAFGDDGHRG, from the coding sequence GTGCTGCCCAACCTGAGGCCGCTGCCCATCAAGGAACGCGTCTCCGTGGTCTTTCTGGAGCGCGGCAACCTTGATGTGCAGGACGGGGCCTTCGTGTTGGTGGACGCCGAGGGGGTGCGCACCCAGATTCCCGTCGGCGGCGTGGCCTGTCTCATGCTGGAGCCGGGCGCCCGGGTGTCGCACGCCGCGGTGGTTCTCGCGGCCCGGGCCGGCTGCCTGCTGGCCTGGGTCGGCGAGGGCGGGGTCCGCTTGTACGCCGTGGGCCAGCCCGGCGGGGCACGGGGCGAGAAGCTGCTGTATCAGGCGGCGCTGGCCCTGGACTCCTCGGCCCGGCTCAAGGTCGTGCGGCGCATGTTCGCGCTCCGTTTCGGGGAAGACCCGCCGGAACGGCGTTCGGTGGAGCAGTTGCGCGGGCTGGAAGGAGCGCGGGTGCGGGAGATGTACAAGCTCCTGGCCCGGCAATGCGGCGTGCGTTGGGACGGCAGAAGCTACAATCCCAAGGATTGGGGCTCGGGAGACGTGGTCAACCGCTGCCTGAGTTCGGCCACGGCCTGCCTGTACGGCCTTTCCGAGGCCGCGATCCTGGCGGCGGGCTATGCCCCGGCCATCGGCTTCCTGCACACCGGCAAGGCGAAGTCCTTCGTCTATGACGTGGCGGATCTGTTCAAGATACAGACCGTGGTCCCCGTGGCCTTCCGCATCGCGGCGAGGAATCCCGGCGATCCTGAAGGCGAGGTGCGCCGGGCCTGCCGGGACGAGTTCCGCAGGTCGCGGCTCCTGCGGGACATCATTCCGGCCATCGAGGACGTGTTGAGCGCCGGTGGGTTGCCCGTGCCGCGGGCTCCCGAGGACTCGGTGGGCCCGGCGTTCGAGGATGAGGAGGCCTTCGGCGATGATGGTCATCGTGGTTGA
- a CDS encoding type II toxin-antitoxin system RelE/ParE family toxin: MNWSIHWTGKAFKQRQRLPAKPRNILPALEKALKNGPRLSTKWRNFKKTAGVTDCYHCHLCSGRTTYVAIWRADRKMKTIEIRYVGTHEGAGNYRIHC, translated from the coding sequence ATGAATTGGTCGATTCACTGGACCGGCAAGGCGTTCAAGCAACGACAGCGGCTGCCCGCAAAACCCAGAAATATCCTTCCCGCGCTTGAAAAAGCGTTGAAAAACGGTCCACGCCTGTCGACCAAATGGAGAAATTTCAAAAAAACGGCAGGAGTGACGGACTGTTATCACTGCCATTTGTGCTCCGGCCGGACCACATATGTAGCCATTTGGCGTGCCGATAGAAAAATGAAAACCATCGAAATCCGTTATGTCGGCACCCACGAGGGCGCCGGGAACTATCGCATTCATTGTTGA
- the cas2e gene encoding type I-E CRISPR-associated endoribonuclease Cas2e, with translation MMVIVVENAPPRLRGRLAVWLVELRAGIYVGDYSVRVREMIWSHVREGIEDGNAVLVWRENNEAGFDFRTLGPNRRMPRDMDGLKLASFLPLERPSQEEGKGCPTT, from the coding sequence ATGATGGTCATCGTGGTTGAAAACGCGCCGCCCCGGCTGCGCGGCCGCCTGGCGGTCTGGCTCGTGGAATTGCGGGCCGGGATCTACGTGGGCGACTACTCGGTGCGGGTGCGGGAGATGATCTGGAGCCATGTCCGGGAAGGAATCGAGGATGGCAACGCCGTTCTGGTCTGGCGGGAAAACAACGAGGCGGGGTTCGACTTCCGCACCCTTGGCCCGAACCGCCGGATGCCCCGTGACATGGATGGCCTGAAGTTGGCGTCGTTCCTGCCTTTGGAGAGACCGTCGCAAGAGGAGGGAAAAGGTTGCCCAACCACCTGA
- the cas6e gene encoding type I-E CRISPR-associated protein Cas6/Cse3/CasE produces MFLSRITLRDRRALLRLPANAYGLHKAVWDLFTDGPDRRRDFLFRVEEGTGLSLLAVSARPPRASSDAWRVEVRDYAPALRPGDRLTFALRANPVRTGRNADGRPARFDVVMDAKHALKVQGVPREQWPPLSELEREAGARWLASRAERLGFRLETVGLNVDGYRLHRFPKEGREVSFATLDFQGLLEVLDVERFQRTLAEGVGPGKSFGCGLLLVRRASSCCPT; encoded by the coding sequence ATGTTCCTGAGCAGGATCACCTTGCGCGACCGGCGGGCGCTGCTGCGCCTGCCCGCGAACGCCTATGGCCTGCACAAGGCCGTGTGGGATCTGTTCACCGACGGCCCGGACCGCCGCCGGGACTTCCTCTTCCGCGTGGAGGAGGGAACCGGTTTGAGCCTGCTGGCCGTGTCCGCCCGCCCTCCGCGCGCGTCGTCCGACGCCTGGCGGGTGGAGGTGCGGGACTATGCCCCCGCGCTTCGGCCGGGCGACCGGCTGACCTTCGCCCTGCGGGCCAACCCGGTGCGCACGGGGCGCAACGCGGACGGCCGCCCCGCCCGCTTCGACGTGGTCATGGACGCCAAGCACGCCTTGAAGGTTCAGGGCGTGCCGCGCGAACAATGGCCGCCCCTGTCCGAACTGGAGCGTGAGGCCGGGGCCCGCTGGCTGGCCTCCCGGGCCGAACGGCTGGGGTTCAGGCTGGAGACCGTCGGGCTCAACGTGGACGGCTACCGGCTGCACCGCTTCCCCAAGGAGGGGCGGGAGGTGAGCTTCGCCACCCTGGACTTCCAGGGTCTGCTCGAAGTCCTGGATGTGGAGCGTTTCCAGCGGACCCTGGCCGAGGGAGTGGGACCGGGCAAGTCCTTCGGCTGCGGGCTGTTGCTCGTGCGACGGGCGTCGTCGTGCTGCCCAACCTGA
- a CDS encoding helix-turn-helix transcriptional regulator, with translation MASLRITRRQRRDTGSAEFCVVVPVERADEVEMALHRLLPQDEAAGLVVNDRGEAVVPAPESTPGQVLKGFRLRDGLTQRELAKQLGIAQHHVSEMERGKRAISKKMAERLAVFFQEPMYRVFL, from the coding sequence GTGGCTTCGTTGAGAATCACGCGGCGGCAGCGCCGCGATACCGGGTCTGCTGAGTTCTGCGTAGTGGTCCCGGTGGAACGGGCGGATGAGGTCGAAATGGCCCTCCATAGACTGCTTCCTCAAGACGAAGCTGCTGGGCTGGTTGTAAACGACCGAGGAGAAGCCGTAGTCCCGGCTCCGGAGTCCACGCCCGGCCAAGTGTTGAAGGGGTTTCGGTTGCGGGATGGGCTGACCCAGCGCGAACTGGCGAAGCAACTCGGCATCGCTCAGCACCATGTCTCGGAGATGGAACGCGGGAAGAGGGCGATTTCGAAGAAGATGGCTGAGCGGCTGGCGGTTTTTTTTCAGGAGCCTATGTATAGGGTTTTTCTCTAG
- a CDS encoding integrase, translated as MATFQKRTNGKWQARIRREGQSAISKTFATKSDAEKWARAQEREMDRGAFLPTDAAERTSVAVALARYQDEVFPRLARGGSSLSGNLARLRVELGALSLIALDSSHVAAYRDKALKSGLSPQTVRHDLGLLHRVLKCCTIDWGISLPRGLPVVRMPSMPRARDRRLKRGEEKKLLDAATAYGGDMADIIAFALETAMRRTELARMRWEHVDLKSRVVLLPETKNGEPREVPLSPKSLAILKARRRDLGPVWRYYENPNAITQAFIRICARAGLPDLRYHDLRHEATSRLFEKGLNVMEAAAVTGHKTLEMLKRYTHLRAKDLAVRMAERT; from the coding sequence ATGGCGACGTTTCAAAAACGAACGAACGGCAAATGGCAGGCCAGGATCCGCCGAGAGGGGCAGAGCGCCATATCAAAAACCTTCGCCACAAAATCCGACGCCGAGAAGTGGGCCAGGGCGCAAGAGCGCGAAATGGACAGGGGCGCCTTCCTGCCCACGGATGCAGCGGAGCGGACATCCGTTGCCGTCGCCCTGGCGCGGTATCAGGATGAGGTATTTCCCCGTCTCGCCCGTGGGGGGAGTTCGCTCAGCGGCAACCTCGCCCGCCTGCGGGTGGAACTGGGCGCCCTGTCGCTCATCGCGCTGGACTCCTCCCATGTTGCGGCCTACCGGGACAAGGCGCTCAAATCCGGTCTCTCCCCTCAAACCGTTCGGCATGATCTCGGCCTGCTCCACCGTGTCCTGAAATGCTGCACCATCGATTGGGGCATCTCTCTGCCGCGCGGACTCCCCGTGGTGCGCATGCCGTCCATGCCCCGCGCCCGGGACCGCCGACTGAAACGTGGTGAAGAGAAAAAACTGCTCGACGCGGCCACGGCCTATGGCGGTGACATGGCCGACATCATCGCCTTTGCCCTGGAAACCGCCATGAGACGCACGGAACTCGCCCGGATGCGCTGGGAGCATGTAGACCTGAAGAGTCGCGTCGTGCTTCTCCCGGAGACCAAAAACGGCGAACCCCGCGAAGTGCCCTTGTCCCCAAAATCCCTGGCGATCCTCAAGGCCCGGCGCCGCGATCTCGGACCGGTCTGGCGGTATTACGAGAACCCCAACGCCATCACTCAGGCATTCATTCGCATCTGCGCACGGGCAGGTCTGCCGGACCTCCGCTATCATGACCTCCGCCACGAAGCCACGTCGCGGCTTTTCGAGAAAGGGCTCAATGTCATGGAAGCGGCCGCCGTGACCGGGCATAAGACCCTGGAGATGCTCAAACGCTACACCCATCTCCGGGCCAAGGATCTGGCGGTTCGGATGGCGGAGCGGACGTGA
- a CDS encoding molybdopterin-dependent oxidoreductase encodes MEKERKSMNSSLLSEMSRRSFVKLLTAGGAAAMLHGGLLTPKAFAGPAKTAGGCKAFHSACQRNCYDTCAMLSYVDDGVLKYVEGDKQSTFTNGGLCVKGYSYPRRVYSPDRIKYPMKQIGRGTGNWKRISWEEAIDSICDKILSIKKEDGHLLGLALDKNSGSEGITNCAVIQGLFTGLGYTTRFEGSNCWPAGYDAQYFDFGDMVCNDPEDLANAGYIILWGVNPAWTSIHTMKFIYAAKERGAKVVCIDPVLTQTAAKCDEYLAPKMGTDGALALGMARHILDLGLADRGWVADNALGFPEFEQYLREKVTVQWAAEETGIPAETIARIAEEFAKAKPATAWIGYGLQRHTNGGRAVRSIDALVAMTGNVGKKGGGARYGQEFTWDFEYWPKSKMSPPAGSIGFVNPAKQKPGEPTVYSNRSLNRNQAAREMRKADPKIRMLWVSCSNPMSQYPNRNEMEKMYRGLDMLVVVDQFFTQTAELADIVLPTTTQFEEWQVNVSYWHYWLAINEQCIEPLFEAKPNTVISALVSKRMNELSPGSCTYQQDLTPKECMIRNFNDTIHKLNGISSWEDLLKGPVKAKRNPVSWAEGKFKTPSGKYEFLSAKAAEYGHPALPEYHSRRPNHDKFVILTPHTKFGLHSQFINLDWMRDFNPEPCVYINPNSARSKNIVSGDMVRVYNKFGEVAVKAQVTDNVPEDTLLMYEAWFKNDKFNVQNVLDDAVADMGAYQFGGHRGPAIQEQFANVEKM; translated from the coding sequence ATGGAGAAGGAGAGAAAATCGATGAACAGCTCGTTGCTCAGTGAGATGTCAAGGCGGAGCTTCGTGAAGCTGCTGACGGCCGGCGGAGCGGCGGCGATGCTGCACGGAGGCCTGCTTACGCCGAAGGCCTTCGCCGGACCGGCGAAGACGGCGGGCGGCTGCAAGGCCTTCCACAGCGCCTGTCAGCGGAACTGCTACGACACGTGCGCCATGCTGTCGTATGTCGACGACGGCGTGTTGAAGTACGTCGAGGGCGACAAGCAGTCGACGTTCACGAACGGCGGCCTCTGCGTCAAGGGCTACAGCTATCCGAGGAGGGTCTACAGCCCGGACCGCATCAAGTACCCGATGAAGCAGATCGGGCGCGGCACCGGCAACTGGAAGCGCATTTCCTGGGAAGAGGCGATCGACAGCATCTGCGACAAGATCCTGAGCATCAAGAAAGAGGATGGTCATCTTCTCGGACTCGCGTTGGACAAAAATTCCGGCAGCGAGGGCATCACCAACTGCGCCGTCATCCAGGGGTTGTTCACCGGCCTGGGCTACACGACCCGCTTTGAAGGGAGCAACTGCTGGCCCGCCGGTTACGACGCGCAGTACTTCGACTTCGGCGACATGGTCTGCAACGACCCCGAGGATCTGGCCAACGCCGGATACATCATCCTCTGGGGCGTGAATCCGGCCTGGACCTCCATTCACACCATGAAGTTCATCTACGCCGCGAAGGAACGCGGGGCGAAGGTGGTCTGCATCGATCCCGTGCTGACCCAGACGGCGGCGAAGTGCGACGAATACCTCGCCCCGAAGATGGGCACGGACGGCGCCCTGGCCCTCGGCATGGCCCGCCATATCCTGGACCTGGGCCTCGCGGACCGGGGTTGGGTCGCGGACAATGCCCTGGGATTCCCGGAGTTCGAACAGTACCTCCGGGAGAAGGTGACGGTGCAGTGGGCCGCCGAGGAGACCGGCATCCCCGCCGAGACCATCGCCCGCATCGCGGAGGAGTTCGCGAAAGCCAAGCCCGCGACGGCCTGGATCGGCTACGGTTTGCAGCGGCACACCAACGGCGGCCGCGCGGTCCGTTCCATCGACGCCCTGGTCGCGATGACGGGCAACGTCGGCAAGAAGGGCGGCGGCGCGCGCTATGGCCAGGAATTCACCTGGGACTTCGAGTACTGGCCGAAGAGCAAGATGAGCCCCCCGGCCGGCTCCATCGGATTCGTCAATCCCGCGAAGCAGAAGCCCGGTGAGCCGACGGTGTATTCCAACCGTTCGCTCAACCGCAATCAGGCCGCCAGGGAGATGCGGAAGGCGGATCCGAAGATCCGCATGTTGTGGGTGTCCTGCAGCAATCCGATGAGCCAGTATCCCAACCGCAACGAAATGGAGAAGATGTACCGCGGGCTCGACATGCTCGTCGTCGTCGACCAGTTCTTCACCCAGACCGCCGAACTGGCGGACATCGTCCTGCCGACCACGACGCAGTTCGAGGAGTGGCAGGTCAACGTGTCGTACTGGCACTACTGGCTGGCGATCAACGAGCAGTGCATCGAGCCGTTGTTCGAGGCGAAGCCGAACACCGTCATCTCCGCGCTCGTCTCCAAGAGGATGAACGAGCTGAGCCCCGGATCGTGCACCTATCAGCAGGATCTCACGCCGAAAGAGTGCATGATCCGCAACTTCAACGACACGATCCACAAGCTGAACGGGATCTCCTCCTGGGAGGATCTCCTGAAGGGCCCCGTGAAGGCGAAGCGCAATCCCGTCTCCTGGGCGGAGGGCAAGTTCAAGACTCCCTCCGGGAAATACGAGTTCCTGTCGGCGAAGGCCGCTGAATACGGCCACCCCGCGTTGCCCGAGTATCATTCGCGCCGTCCGAATCACGACAAGTTCGTCATCCTTACGCCGCATACGAAGTTCGGTCTCCATTCGCAGTTCATCAATCTCGACTGGATGCGGGACTTCAATCCCGAGCCGTGCGTCTACATCAACCCGAATTCCGCGCGGAGCAAGAACATCGTGAGCGGCGACATGGTCCGCGTCTACAACAAGTTCGGCGAGGTCGCGGTGAA
- the casB gene encoding type I-E CRISPR-associated protein Cse2/CasB, with protein sequence MQQNQPFYKEKWFQDVLARWWGGLEKDRGGRAALRRAKNLDAVFACASFHQHLLAPLREAGWEPTERQVDALAAVAGILAHVEENVPKGSFAEVMARPSREGSKAVVSDLRFRRLLAVEGPEELLSALVRMVRLAGGKANVRELAGAVLSWGDEQRKTWALDYYRLAPSEKN encoded by the coding sequence ATGCAACAGAACCAACCGTTCTACAAAGAAAAATGGTTTCAGGACGTGCTCGCCCGCTGGTGGGGCGGCCTGGAGAAGGATCGGGGCGGCCGGGCGGCCCTGCGGCGAGCGAAGAATCTCGACGCCGTGTTCGCCTGCGCCTCCTTTCACCAGCATTTGCTTGCCCCGCTGCGCGAGGCCGGTTGGGAACCGACGGAGCGGCAGGTGGACGCCCTGGCCGCCGTGGCCGGAATCCTGGCCCATGTGGAGGAGAACGTGCCCAAGGGCTCCTTCGCCGAGGTCATGGCCCGGCCGTCCCGCGAAGGGAGCAAGGCCGTGGTGAGCGACTTGCGCTTCCGTCGCCTGCTGGCGGTGGAAGGGCCCGAAGAGCTGCTGTCCGCCCTGGTGCGCATGGTGCGTCTGGCGGGCGGGAAGGCCAACGTCCGTGAACTGGCCGGGGCCGTCCTGTCCTGGGGCGATGAGCAACGGAAGACCTGGGCCCTGGACTATTACCGTCTGGCCCCCAGCGAAAAGAACTGA
- the casA gene encoding type I-E CRISPR-associated protein Cse1/CasA — MSYNLLEEAWLPVRRLMGGLEKIPPWRITCDAGRNDPVVAICSPRPDLDGGLLEFLIGLVQTCLTPERDPDWLRLRDAPPKPEELRAAFKAKAHAFNLDGDGPRFMQDLTMDREQNPITNSVESLLIDVSGVAEMFIRPGGLRALCRPCAAAALYALQTFAPAGGRGNLTSLRGGGPLTTMVLGETLWRTVWNNVLPRAELEKTCDPAQAEAWGVFPWLVSAHSGQETHQQHVHPLHMFWAMPRRIRLDFEDEPGAVCDLCGCEDSRMVREFRSRPQGNDYKGAWCHPLTPYRHMDKGERLSVKGSVEGVGYRHWLGYVYGEHGDDLFRNPVLPAQAVRVYAARAAKDGEFEFRLLLSGYDMDKMKALGWLQGESPAWAVEDANQREEFFGLARRLVRGAVLFADNLAGALKQAVRHEKAAAPKAGATLLASARADFWARTEGPFYDLLREALGRIRAGEEVDSLLRERWRLYLQRQAEAVFEDVAGSGAFNTGEAKRFAEALRRLRAYCSARNKLVRGILDLPEPQSQTQSEAV; from the coding sequence ATGTCCTACAACCTGTTGGAAGAGGCATGGCTGCCCGTGCGGCGGCTGATGGGGGGACTTGAGAAGATTCCGCCCTGGCGCATCACCTGCGATGCCGGGAGGAACGATCCCGTGGTCGCGATCTGCTCGCCCCGGCCGGACCTGGACGGCGGACTGCTGGAATTCCTCATCGGACTGGTCCAGACCTGTCTGACGCCGGAAAGGGATCCCGACTGGCTACGCTTGCGCGATGCCCCGCCCAAGCCCGAGGAACTGCGGGCCGCGTTCAAGGCCAAGGCGCATGCCTTCAACCTGGATGGCGACGGTCCGCGCTTCATGCAGGATTTGACCATGGACCGGGAGCAGAATCCCATCACCAACTCGGTGGAATCTCTGCTCATCGACGTGTCGGGCGTGGCCGAGATGTTCATCCGCCCCGGCGGCCTCAGGGCGCTGTGCCGACCCTGCGCGGCAGCGGCGCTCTATGCCTTACAGACCTTCGCCCCGGCCGGGGGGCGCGGCAACCTCACCTCCCTGCGCGGCGGCGGCCCGCTGACCACCATGGTTCTCGGCGAGACGCTTTGGCGCACGGTCTGGAACAACGTGCTTCCTCGCGCCGAACTGGAAAAGACCTGCGATCCCGCCCAAGCCGAGGCCTGGGGCGTGTTTCCCTGGCTCGTTTCCGCGCATTCGGGGCAGGAAACCCATCAACAGCATGTCCATCCCCTGCACATGTTCTGGGCCATGCCCCGCCGCATCCGCCTGGACTTCGAGGACGAGCCGGGCGCGGTCTGCGACCTCTGCGGCTGCGAGGATTCGCGTATGGTCCGGGAGTTCCGCTCCAGGCCCCAGGGCAACGACTACAAGGGGGCCTGGTGTCACCCCCTTACCCCGTACCGGCATATGGACAAGGGAGAAAGACTCTCGGTCAAGGGCAGCGTGGAGGGCGTGGGCTATCGCCACTGGCTCGGCTACGTCTACGGCGAACACGGGGACGACCTGTTCAGGAATCCCGTGTTGCCCGCCCAGGCCGTGCGTGTGTATGCCGCTCGGGCCGCCAAGGACGGGGAGTTTGAGTTCCGTCTCCTGCTCTCCGGCTACGACATGGACAAGATGAAGGCCCTGGGCTGGCTCCAGGGAGAGAGTCCGGCCTGGGCCGTGGAGGACGCGAACCAGCGCGAGGAGTTCTTCGGCCTGGCCCGTCGGTTGGTGCGTGGAGCGGTTCTGTTCGCGGACAATCTGGCCGGAGCTTTGAAACAGGCCGTGCGGCATGAGAAGGCCGCCGCGCCCAAGGCCGGGGCCACCCTCCTGGCCTCGGCCAGGGCCGATTTCTGGGCCCGCACCGAGGGCCCGTTCTACGACCTGCTACGCGAGGCCCTGGGCCGCATCCGCGCGGGAGAAGAGGTGGATTCGCTGTTGCGGGAACGCTGGCGTTTATATCTGCAACGCCAGGCCGAGGCCGTGTTCGAGGACGTGGCCGGGAGCGGAGCCTTCAACACCGGCGAGGCCAAGCGCTTCGCGGAGGCCCTGCGTCGGCTTCGGGCCTACTGCTCGGCCAGGAACAAACTGGTGCGGGGGATTCTCGATCTTCCCGAACCGCAGAGCCAGACCCAGTCCGAGGCGGTCTGA
- the cas5e gene encoding type I-E CRISPR-associated protein Cas5/CasD has product MNDYLVFQLYGPLQSWGEIAVGQVRGSADHPGRSAVAGLLAACLGLDRDDPRCLTLAGALRLAVRVDRPGLPLIDYHTAQCPARKAKRRFFTRKDELGGLLAVGERPNTVLSDRSYRQDACCTVCVWLRGESPCGLEELKAALLRPRFTPYLGRKSCPPGLPFAPALGSFVAPEEALAAYPVSALILVGLKRDQGAGTALHRDEDGDAACGQVYTRRDVPVSRKGQFRFHNRRELALDTAAAKAREDRCS; this is encoded by the coding sequence ATGAACGACTACCTCGTGTTCCAACTCTACGGCCCGCTCCAGTCCTGGGGCGAGATCGCCGTGGGCCAGGTGCGGGGAAGCGCGGACCATCCGGGCCGTTCGGCCGTGGCCGGTCTTCTGGCCGCCTGCCTGGGCCTGGACCGGGACGACCCCCGCTGCCTGACCTTGGCCGGAGCCCTGCGTCTGGCCGTGCGCGTGGACCGGCCGGGCCTGCCGCTCATCGACTATCACACGGCCCAATGCCCGGCCCGCAAGGCCAAGCGCCGCTTCTTCACCCGCAAGGATGAACTGGGCGGCCTGCTGGCCGTCGGGGAGCGGCCCAACACCGTGCTCTCGGACCGGAGCTACCGCCAGGACGCCTGCTGCACGGTCTGCGTCTGGCTGCGCGGCGAGTCGCCCTGCGGCCTGGAGGAGCTGAAGGCGGCCCTGCTCCGACCTCGGTTCACGCCCTACCTGGGGCGCAAGTCGTGCCCGCCGGGCCTGCCCTTCGCCCCGGCCCTGGGGAGCTTCGTCGCGCCGGAAGAGGCGCTGGCCGCCTACCCCGTGTCCGCCCTGATTCTCGTTGGGCTGAAACGGGATCAGGGGGCCGGAACCGCGCTCCATCGGGACGAGGACGGCGACGCCGCGTGCGGACAGGTCTACACGCGACGGGACGTGCCCGTGTCCCGCAAGGGGCAGTTCCGTTTCCACAACCGGAGGGAACTGGCGCTCGATACGGCCGCCGCCAAGGCCAGGGAGGACAGATGTTCCTGA
- the cas7e gene encoding type I-E CRISPR-associated protein Cas7/Cse4/CasC, translating into MSTFIQLHLLTCYPPSNLNRDDLGRPKTAIVGGVERLRVSSQSLKRAWRTSDVFQSALAGNVGVRTKEMGVMVHKALTEGRSLDDVLRDQKTGEGKLPKLSDAKARAVAKAVAGVFGALKKPDAAKPHVELEIEQLAHFSPEEIAAVFELVEKRRADGKTPEAQELALLRAKASAADIALFGRMLADAPEYNIEAAAQVGHAFGVERATVQDDFFTAVDDLNRPGEDSGAGHMGVMEFGSALFYLYICVNRDLLRENLGDKALADRALRALVQAAATVAPTGKQNSFASRSAASFVLAEKGEDQPRSLVAAFLQPVSGPDMLANAREILSRTKANMDTAYGLSLQALAFNPHDGEGTLAGLLDFVAE; encoded by the coding sequence ATGAGCACCTTCATCCAACTGCATCTCCTGACCTGCTACCCCCCGTCCAACCTGAACCGCGACGATCTGGGACGGCCCAAGACCGCCATCGTGGGCGGAGTGGAGCGCCTGCGCGTCTCCTCCCAGAGCCTCAAGCGGGCCTGGCGCACCTCCGACGTGTTTCAGTCCGCCCTGGCCGGGAATGTAGGTGTCCGCACCAAGGAGATGGGCGTCATGGTCCACAAGGCCCTGACCGAGGGCCGCTCCCTGGACGACGTGCTGCGGGACCAGAAAACCGGGGAGGGCAAGCTGCCCAAGCTGTCCGACGCCAAGGCCCGGGCCGTGGCCAAGGCCGTGGCCGGAGTCTTCGGCGCGCTCAAGAAACCCGACGCGGCCAAGCCTCACGTGGAACTGGAGATCGAGCAGCTGGCCCATTTCAGCCCCGAGGAGATCGCGGCCGTGTTCGAGTTGGTGGAAAAGCGTCGCGCGGACGGCAAGACGCCGGAAGCCCAGGAGCTGGCCTTGCTGCGGGCCAAGGCCTCGGCGGCGGACATCGCCCTGTTCGGCCGCATGCTGGCCGACGCGCCGGAGTACAACATCGAGGCCGCCGCCCAGGTGGGCCACGCCTTCGGCGTGGAGCGCGCCACGGTGCAGGACGACTTCTTCACCGCCGTGGACGACCTGAACCGCCCCGGCGAGGACTCTGGAGCCGGGCACATGGGCGTCATGGAGTTCGGCTCGGCCCTGTTCTACCTCTACATCTGCGTCAACCGCGACCTGCTGCGGGAGAACCTGGGCGACAAGGCCCTGGCGGACCGCGCCCTGCGCGCCCTGGTCCAGGCGGCGGCCACCGTCGCGCCCACGGGCAAACAGAACAGCTTCGCCTCCCGCTCCGCGGCGTCCTTCGTCCTCGCGGAAAAGGGCGAGGATCAGCCGCGTTCCCTGGTGGCCGCCTTCCTCCAGCCCGTGTCCGGGCCGGACATGCTGGCCAACGCCCGCGAAATCCTGTCGCGGACCAAGGCGAACATGGACACGGCCTACGGCCTGTCGCTTCAGGCCCTGGCCTTCAACCCCCACGATGGCGAGGGAACCCTGGCCGGTCTTCTGGACTTCGTCGCGGAGTAG